From Woronichinia naegeliana WA131, the proteins below share one genomic window:
- a CDS encoding DUF1156 domain-containing protein encodes MSNLTPFALRDTPALIERIFPAQKISAEAQKERKAGAGQTLTALGSYWKGRKPLIMVRAIVLGCLLPVTEDLEADLQIFEQLMAIADESFSRREPKLKVAELAERIRLENPWDFFDYILPKGKNLPLFEGGDNEDNIANLTFPLQIPLKVRWKRGLPDAEKQKIYGLALEGLTYEEKVNLCKRPEELDPEMLYGPIWPAVNAHLGRFGISAQSHQELVEQLGILRFGHRPKVGDTFCGGGSIPFEAARLGCDVYASDLNPVACMLTWGALNIIGASPERRAEIEQAQREVAEAVDQEIVTLGIEHNERGDRAKAYLGLAEKS; translated from the coding sequence ATGTCTAATCTAACTCCCTTTGCCCTACGAGATACCCCAGCCCTAATTGAGCGCATCTTTCCCGCCCAGAAAATTTCGGCGGAGGCACAGAAGGAACGAAAGGCAGGAGCGGGGCAAACTTTAACGGCGTTGGGGTCGTACTGGAAGGGTCGTAAACCGTTGATTATGGTGCGGGCTATTGTCTTGGGCTGTTTGTTACCAGTAACGGAAGATTTAGAGGCAGATTTACAGATTTTTGAGCAGTTGATGGCGATCGCCGATGAGTCTTTTTCTCGCAGGGAACCGAAATTAAAGGTGGCGGAGTTGGCGGAACGGATTAGGTTGGAGAATCCCTGGGATTTTTTTGATTACATACTACCGAAGGGGAAAAATTTGCCTCTTTTTGAAGGGGGGGACAATGAAGACAATATTGCCAACCTAACTTTTCCTTTGCAAATACCGCTTAAGGTTCGTTGGAAGCGGGGTTTACCAGACGCAGAGAAGCAAAAAATCTATGGCTTGGCGTTGGAGGGGTTGACCTATGAAGAAAAGGTAAATCTCTGTAAGCGACCAGAGGAACTTGATCCAGAGATGTTGTATGGCCCCATTTGGCCAGCAGTAAATGCCCATTTAGGTCGGTTTGGGATTTCGGCTCAGTCCCATCAGGAGTTGGTGGAGCAGTTGGGGATTTTGCGGTTTGGGCATCGTCCGAAGGTGGGAGATACGTTTTGTGGGGGTGGCTCTATTCCCTTTGAGGCAGCGCGGTTGGGGTGTGATGTCTATGCGTCAGATTTGAACCCTGTGGCTTGTATGTTGACCTGGGGGGCGTTGAATATTATCGGGGCAAGCCCTGAACGGCGGGCGGAAATTGAACAGGCTCAGAGAGAAGTGGCGGAAGCAGTGGATCAAGAAATTGTGACGTTGGGGATTGAACATAATGAACGGGGTGATCGAGCTAAGGCGTATTTAGGGCTTGCTGAAAAAAGCTGA
- a CDS encoding DUF2283 domain-containing protein, with translation MKIQYFSETDTLAIELTRNPVVLTDAVSDDLILDYDEQGKVVAITLDNYSQNVDEINLQSFALPLVTA, from the coding sequence ATGAAAATTCAATACTTTTCTGAAACTGATACTTTAGCCATTGAATTGACCCGTAACCCCGTTGTTTTAACTGATGCGGTATCAGATGATCTTATTTTGGACTATGACGAGCAAGGTAAGGTAGTGGCTATTACCCTCGATAATTATTCTCAAAATGTTGATGAAATTAATCTTCAATCCTTTGCTCTACCTTTAGTAACCGCTTAA
- a CDS encoding IS1 family transposase, with protein MSILKKSSMEVLNDVGLCQEKEDALFKKNCPHCYSEKVKIHSHYQTKGNGERKMFICQECSSCFAETYGSVIAGLETPLSEIVKVLKARMEGIGLNAAARVFGYAKTTILNWEKKLSGLQETLFLYALVNEFVKLVIEGDELYTKVGKNKEASASEGWTIVLMDRASRFIWHLKCGRKEQKLFLEAMMTVAKLFERSAESLQLFTDGEKRYSQLLFNICHEVLRTGKRGRPTKVLPKGLVVRLKNKSSKRRDSEGKLKKVETPKTEHPETTEKPEEKDIHANHVEAFNSAIRRYLAAFRRRTNTYAKSVVGLQRVLDIFWMVHNFVRSHFTTREVPAVALGIIEKGFTWEDLLQIRLIS; from the coding sequence ATGTCAATATTAAAGAAAAGCTCTATGGAAGTCCTAAATGATGTTGGCTTGTGCCAAGAGAAAGAGGATGCCTTATTCAAGAAAAACTGTCCTCATTGCTATAGTGAAAAAGTAAAAATACATTCTCATTATCAAACGAAAGGTAACGGGGAACGTAAAATGTTCATTTGTCAAGAATGTAGTTCTTGTTTTGCTGAGACTTATGGTAGCGTAATCGCTGGCTTAGAAACCCCATTAAGTGAAATTGTAAAAGTATTAAAAGCCAGAATGGAAGGAATAGGATTAAATGCAGCAGCCCGAGTATTCGGCTACGCGAAAACAACAATATTGAATTGGGAAAAGAAATTATCAGGATTACAAGAGACATTATTTTTATACGCCTTAGTGAATGAATTTGTTAAATTAGTAATAGAAGGGGATGAACTATACACAAAAGTTGGAAAAAATAAAGAAGCAAGTGCCTCTGAGGGGTGGACAATCGTGCTCATGGACAGGGCTAGCCGCTTTATTTGGCATTTAAAATGTGGTCGAAAAGAGCAGAAATTATTTCTAGAAGCAATGATGACGGTAGCGAAATTATTTGAAAGGAGTGCAGAATCTCTCCAGTTATTTACAGATGGAGAAAAGCGATATAGTCAACTGCTATTTAATATTTGTCACGAAGTATTAAGGACTGGAAAGCGAGGTCGTCCCACCAAAGTATTACCGAAGGGTCTTGTGGTAAGACTAAAAAATAAGAGTAGTAAACGTCGAGATTCTGAGGGTAAACTAAAGAAAGTAGAAACTCCGAAAACTGAACATCCTGAGACAACAGAAAAACCAGAAGAAAAGGACATCCATGCCAACCACGTTGAGGCATTTAATAGTGCTATCCGACGCTATTTAGCCGCCTTTCGCCGTCGTACAAATACTTATGCTAAATCTGTTGTGGGATTACAGCGAGTCCTAGATATTTTCTGGATGGTTCATAACTTTGTTCGCAGCCATTTTACGACTAGAGAAGTTCCTGCTGTAGCTCTCGGTATAATTGAAAAAGGGTTTACTTGGGAGGACTTACTCCAAATTCGCCTGATTTCTTGA
- a CDS encoding IS4 family transposase, whose product MSKKQMARQHPRRKGNPDLRRKTNQPGVEIPEITKELFELLEPTMFTPLKYLQGTHEKMMRDRVLNLPVMVALVLSIVYRQIAGISEAVRLLEEEGLLWVASLKVSKQAVSKRMMNVPAEIFAILLKGVLEKAAEKGKKLQVGEKWEKIREKFSAVWIADGSTLEQIRKNMKISKEEKSKLGGKIMMVVEAFTQRPVTLWYTENDKSNDKIWCEELAAKLPENGLILVDMGFFSFVWFDLLTEAKKFFLTRFRAGTSYKTKQVLSQGSHYRDEIIIMGNYRSNPCKHPVRLVSVLWGTIWYQYLTNVLSPEQLSAEEVCDLYRRRWTIEEAFLLTKRLLGLAYLWVGNKNGVQIQIICTLIFYTVLNQLVGEVAIALNQPGASHLR is encoded by the coding sequence GTGAGCAAAAAACAAATGGCAAGACAACATCCTCGGAGAAAAGGAAACCCAGACTTACGTCGTAAGACAAATCAGCCAGGGGTAGAAATCCCTGAAATAACAAAAGAGTTGTTTGAATTACTAGAACCCACAATGTTTACACCATTAAAATATTTACAGGGAACTCATGAGAAAATGATGAGAGATAGGGTGCTAAATTTACCAGTAATGGTGGCATTAGTGTTAAGTATAGTGTATCGTCAAATAGCGGGTATAAGTGAAGCGGTAAGACTGTTAGAGGAAGAGGGATTGCTATGGGTAGCATCATTAAAAGTAAGCAAACAGGCAGTATCAAAAAGAATGATGAATGTGCCAGCCGAAATATTTGCAATATTACTAAAAGGAGTGTTAGAAAAAGCAGCCGAAAAAGGGAAGAAGCTCCAAGTAGGAGAAAAATGGGAAAAAATAAGAGAAAAGTTTAGTGCAGTGTGGATAGCAGATGGCTCAACGCTAGAGCAGATAAGGAAAAATATGAAAATAAGTAAAGAAGAAAAGAGTAAATTGGGGGGTAAAATAATGATGGTAGTGGAAGCCTTTACCCAAAGACCCGTTACTTTATGGTACACAGAAAATGATAAATCAAATGATAAAATATGGTGTGAAGAATTGGCAGCTAAATTACCAGAAAATGGTTTAATTCTCGTAGATATGGGATTTTTTAGCTTTGTGTGGTTTGATTTGTTAACAGAAGCTAAAAAGTTTTTTCTAACCAGATTTAGAGCGGGTACATCTTACAAAACCAAACAAGTATTGTCTCAAGGTAGTCATTACAGAGATGAGATTATCATTATGGGAAATTACCGTTCTAATCCTTGCAAGCATCCGGTGAGATTAGTCTCAGTATTATGGGGAACAATCTGGTATCAGTATTTAACAAATGTGTTGTCTCCCGAACAACTGTCCGCCGAAGAGGTCTGTGATTTATATCGAAGACGATGGACAATCGAAGAAGCCTTTTTATTAACGAAAAGACTTTTAGGACTAGCCTATTTATGGGTAGGGAATAAGAATGGTGTCCAAATCCAGATTATTTGCACTTTGATTTTCTATACGGTCTTAAATCAATTGGTAGGGGAAGTGGCGATTGCTCTAAATCAACCGGGTGCATCCCACTTAAGATAA
- a CDS encoding pentapeptide repeat-containing protein — protein sequence MSISLRTLTSFWLLVLLAAPAIAENINQLAQLLSTKKCPMCDLSGSGLVFADLTGANLAGANLAGANLSQANLSGANLTGANLSGTSFNSANLTGADLRGAIMNGTDLRGAYLTNANLTATNLDSAFVQGVVGMPTNAGTPELFFGWGLLESRKGNFKAALSNYNKALDLDPHFAPGYLGRGLALLKMGDETAAKQNVEYASKLFEEEKNTDGYDTAQNFLKNLQAMQDARANGAGTPQLDAIVRGVASLALQFLLR from the coding sequence ATGTCTATTTCCCTTCGTACTTTAACCAGTTTTTGGCTATTGGTTTTGCTTGCTGCTCCGGCGATCGCCGAAAATATTAATCAACTGGCGCAATTACTGAGTACAAAAAAATGTCCTATGTGCGACTTAAGTGGTTCTGGGCTGGTATTTGCCGATTTAACGGGGGCTAATTTAGCGGGGGCCAACTTGGCGGGGGCCAATCTCAGTCAGGCCAATTTGAGTGGGGCCAATCTCACGGGAGCGAATCTGAGTGGAACATCTTTTAACAGTGCGAATTTAACCGGAGCCGATTTGCGGGGCGCGATCATGAATGGCACAGATCTGCGAGGAGCCTATTTAACCAATGCCAATCTGACTGCTACCAATTTGGATTCTGCCTTTGTCCAGGGAGTGGTGGGAATGCCGACCAATGCCGGAACTCCCGAACTCTTCTTCGGTTGGGGGTTATTGGAAAGCCGTAAGGGAAATTTTAAGGCGGCTCTGAGCAATTACAACAAAGCTCTGGATTTAGATCCCCATTTCGCGCCGGGTTATCTAGGACGCGGCTTGGCCTTGTTAAAAATGGGAGATGAAACGGCGGCTAAACAAAATGTCGAATATGCTTCCAAATTGTTTGAGGAGGAGAAAAATACCGATGGTTATGATACGGCCCAAAATTTTCTGAAAAATCTACAAGCAATGCAAGATGCCCGCGCCAATGGGGCCGGCACTCCTCAATTAGATGCGATCGTCCGAGGGGTAGCTTCCCTGGCACTGCAATTTCTGCTGCGCTAG
- a CDS encoding ISL3 family transposase: MWINLDELLGLPKVTVVNYREIDGALFLKLKMKNEVMECPNCHKELEDINQIEYNLVRDLSLLGKKVYLEVPRRQFHCEKCQKYITERLDFMRLRKHYTIRYEEKIYEQVKKKNVEEVRQEEEISWGTLESIFEEYAKQAEKKEWELPEKISLDEFSNRKGKKDFITTVIDINKKELLEVIKGHKKEEIIEALKVQPARVRENVKEVSVDMWEGFTSAIKELFVNAKIVYDRFHVMKNINEELNKLRKKMNIHKKGLTYLLWKNKEELKEEKREELEEILKMYPCLGIAYEMKEEIRDIYEHSRTTNGARRKFEKWMRTASLFYKKSVGMLKTHLTGICNYFENHTTNGLTEGMNTKIKLIKRKSYGFANFEHLRLKLLACFNS; encoded by the coding sequence ATGTGGATAAACTTGGATGAGCTACTAGGTTTGCCAAAGGTAACAGTCGTAAACTATCGAGAAATAGATGGTGCTTTGTTCTTAAAATTAAAAATGAAAAACGAAGTAATGGAATGTCCAAATTGTCATAAAGAATTGGAAGATATAAATCAAATAGAATATAATTTGGTTCGGGATTTATCCCTATTGGGAAAGAAAGTATATCTGGAAGTGCCCCGCCGCCAGTTCCATTGTGAAAAATGTCAGAAATACATAACAGAAAGACTGGACTTTATGCGGCTAAGAAAACATTATACAATTCGTTATGAAGAAAAGATTTATGAGCAAGTAAAAAAGAAAAATGTAGAAGAGGTAAGGCAAGAAGAAGAAATAAGTTGGGGAACATTGGAATCAATATTTGAAGAGTATGCAAAGCAGGCAGAAAAGAAGGAATGGGAATTACCAGAAAAGATAAGTTTAGACGAATTTAGTAATAGAAAAGGAAAAAAAGACTTTATTACAACAGTGATAGATATAAATAAAAAGGAATTGTTAGAAGTAATAAAAGGACACAAAAAAGAAGAGATAATAGAAGCCCTAAAAGTGCAGCCAGCAAGGGTTAGAGAGAATGTAAAGGAAGTAAGTGTGGATATGTGGGAGGGATTTACGTCAGCAATAAAGGAGTTATTTGTAAATGCTAAAATCGTCTATGATAGATTTCATGTAATGAAAAATATAAATGAAGAATTGAATAAATTGAGAAAGAAAATGAATATCCATAAAAAGGGTTTAACATACCTATTATGGAAAAATAAAGAAGAGTTAAAAGAAGAAAAAAGAGAAGAGTTAGAAGAGATATTGAAAATGTATCCTTGTTTAGGAATAGCGTATGAAATGAAGGAAGAGATTAGAGATATTTATGAGCATTCAAGAACGACAAATGGTGCAAGGAGAAAATTTGAAAAATGGATGAGAACAGCGAGCCTATTCTATAAAAAAAGTGTGGGTATGCTGAAAACTCATTTGACAGGCATATGCAATTATTTTGAAAACCATACAACTAATGGATTAACGGAAGGGATGAATACAAAAATTAAATTAATAAAAAGGAAAAGTTATGGATTTGCTAATTTTGAGCATCTACGGCTTAAATTGTTAGCTTGCTTTAACTCTTAA
- a CDS encoding ISKra4 family transposase yields MKTLVGEVEISQKQARKLKVSPKIVLSPGLEKCCLRASAKTSYQQAEEDIEELMGIKVGHSSLHRLVERTELPLAQAQSESAGVSIDGGKICLRGEEKEGGQWRDYKLVSLHGNVCEAFFQDPEGLKNWSNVQPLSPIVTFLGDGHPGIWNAVESFATQSWLIRREVLDWYHLKENLFKVGGSLKRLEAVEHLLWRGFVNKAIDAFDGVKSKRAKNFQAYLTKHYQRIPDYQYYQQLGIVIGSGDVESKIKQVGARVKLSGARWHLHNVSRILRLRCAYLNHSPLLSVNVLS; encoded by the coding sequence ATCAAAACCCTAGTCGGAGAAGTGGAAATAAGCCAAAAACAAGCCAGAAAACTAAAGGTGTCGCCAAAAATCGTCTTAAGTCCAGGTTTAGAGAAATGCTGTCTAAGAGCCAGTGCGAAAACATCCTACCAACAAGCAGAAGAAGATATAGAGGAGTTGATGGGGATAAAAGTAGGACATAGCAGTTTACATCGCTTGGTAGAACGGACAGAACTGCCCTTAGCTCAAGCTCAGTCAGAGAGTGCGGGGGTCAGTATAGATGGGGGAAAGATTTGTCTGCGGGGCGAGGAGAAGGAAGGGGGACAGTGGCGAGATTATAAACTGGTGAGTCTTCATGGCAATGTCTGTGAAGCCTTTTTCCAAGACCCAGAGGGCTTAAAGAATTGGAGCAATGTTCAACCTTTGTCCCCAATAGTGACCTTTTTGGGAGATGGTCATCCCGGAATCTGGAATGCGGTAGAGAGTTTCGCCACTCAATCGTGGCTGATACGACGAGAGGTGTTGGATTGGTATCATCTCAAGGAGAATCTGTTCAAAGTGGGTGGCTCTCTCAAACGGCTAGAAGCAGTGGAGCATTTACTGTGGCGGGGTTTTGTGAACAAGGCAATAGATGCGTTTGATGGAGTCAAAAGCAAGAGGGCAAAGAATTTTCAAGCCTATTTGACGAAGCATTATCAGCGTATCCCTGATTACCAATACTATCAACAGCTTGGTATTGTGATTGGTTCTGGTGATGTGGAGTCTAAGATTAAACAGGTGGGAGCTAGGGTTAAATTGTCGGGAGCACGTTGGCATCTTCATAATGTTTCTCGTATTCTTCGGCTACGATGTGCTTATCTCAATCACTCTCCTCTTTTGAGTGTCAATGTATTATCTTAA
- a CDS encoding Uma2 family endonuclease yields MPTLVESPPKLYSPAEYLALEEKSEQRNEYLDGVIIPMTGGSLIHNQIIINLCTFLRIALKPNKGKVFASDLRVWIPETRRYTYPDVLVIHDEPQFYENRTDTILNPVLIIEVLSQSTSDYDRGDKFKAYRSIPSFREYWLVKQSELQVEQYCKTDDETWLYRTYENPQATLRSPILNLEMTIQDIYEDVDFKPLPTDEHSK; encoded by the coding sequence ATGCCTACTTTAGTTGAATCTCCCCCCAAACTATACAGTCCCGCCGAATATTTAGCCCTAGAAGAAAAGTCCGAACAGAGAAATGAATACCTAGACGGAGTAATTATCCCGATGACTGGTGGTTCCCTGATTCACAATCAAATTATTATCAACCTCTGTACATTTTTGCGAATTGCCTTAAAACCGAACAAAGGTAAAGTTTTTGCCAGTGATCTGCGGGTCTGGATACCTGAAACCCGTCGCTATACCTACCCCGATGTTTTGGTTATCCACGATGAACCCCAGTTTTATGAAAACCGTACCGATACCATCCTGAATCCAGTCTTGATTATCGAAGTATTGTCCCAATCCACGTCAGACTATGACCGAGGCGATAAATTTAAAGCTTATCGTTCCATTCCCAGTTTTCGGGAATATTGGCTGGTGAAACAATCTGAATTACAAGTTGAACAATATTGCAAAACCGATGATGAGACCTGGCTTTATCGCACCTACGAAAATCCTCAAGCCACACTGCGATCGCCGATCTTAAATCTGGAAATGACCATTCAAGATATTTATGAAGATGTGGATTTTAAGCCACTTCCAACAGACGAGCATTCAAAATAG
- a CDS encoding DUF4126 domain-containing protein, translated as MLIGVLAILSASAAAGMRIALPLLMIGLLQDDLWSNVPILGRINPRILIAILTSWSLFELFASKRLLGQRILQIIQLLFRAC; from the coding sequence ATGCTTATTGGTGTTTTAGCCATTTTATCGGCCTCAGCAGCCGCCGGAATGCGGATTGCCCTACCACTCCTGATGATTGGCCTTTTACAGGATGATCTATGGTCAAACGTGCCAATTTTAGGGCGTATTAACCCAAGAATTTTAATTGCCATTCTAACCAGTTGGTCTTTATTTGAATTATTTGCCTCTAAACGACTACTCGGCCAGCGAATTTTGCAGATTATCCAACTCTTATTTAGGGCTTGCTGA
- a CDS encoding transposase, which produces MLEWWTKNFASCELGDERLNNRAFSIGKKLSEGFGKALSEVFKGGNELKRAYEFLGIRKQTLSR; this is translated from the coding sequence ATGTTGGAATGGTGGACAAAAAACTTTGCCAGTTGTGAATTGGGAGACGAGAGGCTAAACAATCGTGCCTTCTCGATTGGGAAAAAGTTAAGTGAGGGGTTTGGAAAAGCCTTATCAGAAGTGTTTAAGGGAGGAAACGAGTTAAAGAGGGCCTATGAATTTTTGGGAATCCGAAAACAGACTTTGTCAAGATAA
- a CDS encoding DUF4926 domain-containing protein: MLESIIWQGFYTYSASPKYKLCRGDVATIVEHHAVAEGEDGYSLEVFNATGEMIAVITVAESQITPLSRNTILNARLLEVA; this comes from the coding sequence ATGCTTGAAAGCATTATCTGGCAAGGGTTCTATACTTATTCAGCAAGCCCTAAATACAAACTCTGTCGAGGCGATGTGGCGACGATTGTTGAGCATCATGCTGTTGCTGAAGGAGAAGATGGTTATAGTTTGGAAGTGTTTAATGCGACGGGGGAAATGATCGCCGTTATTACGGTGGCAGAGTCACAAATTACTCCTCTCAGCCGTAATACTATTTTGAATGCTCGTCTGTTGGAAGTGGCTTAA